Proteins encoded together in one Riemerella anatipestifer window:
- a CDS encoding Panacea domain-containing protein → MYSAVDISFFFIRKGVTPLKLQKLLFYSQVWYFVKYRNLLFKDEIQAWVLGPVVRNVWDKYRFIRRGDLINERYIEKDICDKEIVSHLNEIWKIYGGYTGLELVDLTHSESLWRNARGEISPEQISTNTIKIDGQSISDFSLDGNGRIPVANNNVCGIATFNSNVGEELF, encoded by the coding sequence GTGTATTCCGCAGTAGATATATCGTTTTTCTTTATTAGAAAAGGAGTAACACCACTGAAGTTACAGAAACTTCTATTTTACTCTCAAGTTTGGTATTTTGTTAAGTATAGAAATTTGCTATTTAAAGACGAAATACAGGCTTGGGTATTAGGTCCTGTTGTTCGCAATGTTTGGGATAAATATAGGTTTATAAGAAGAGGGGATTTAATAAATGAGAGATATATTGAAAAAGATATATGTGATAAAGAAATCGTTTCTCATCTGAATGAAATTTGGAAGATTTATGGAGGATATACAGGATTAGAGTTAGTAGATTTGACTCATAGTGAATCTCTTTGGAGAAATGCTAGAGGAGAAATTTCTCCTGAGCAAATATCTACCAATACAATAAAAATAGATGGACAAAGTATTTCTGATTTTTCATTGGACGGTAACGGAAGGATACCTGTTGCCAATAACAATGTATGTGGGATAGCAACTTTTAACAGTAATGTTGGGGAAGAATTATTTTAA
- a CDS encoding tyrosine-type recombinase/integrase, protein MENIFTEPKVKSFPIESGKDWYVWFRFNKKPYFVKQGINKELSFERRMLEAGALAMLIKERLEAGWIPGNPTKRVLNINLIDAVIFGFEEKKKTLSKNSIDNFRSSVNFFIESVKELQYHRMQVSNFERIQAKEVLEHLKNEKGWSNKTYNKHLGFLRSVFHEILDADYIKTNPFRDIRNLKVLKKEANVPPTNEEMKAIYNALQDYCFGFYVFCSTIYYCGIRPAELVQMKVSMLDLDNELINLPAEITKTDADRVVPISENLKSLFSKFDLSNPHNYLFGTCVPNGGRHGIKNRYFEPNEFKVKEDTANKLWHRLIKDGLGIDKNMYSLKHKGADDKILAGMPIETIQAIFGHSTQKMTERYARIMKLQRFEEAKKIKLPSF, encoded by the coding sequence TGGTTTCGTTTCAACAAAAAGCCCTATTTCGTAAAGCAAGGAATAAATAAGGAGTTGTCCTTTGAAAGAAGAATGCTAGAAGCAGGAGCTTTAGCTATGTTAATTAAAGAACGCCTTGAGGCTGGTTGGATACCTGGGAACCCAACGAAGCGAGTGCTAAACATCAACCTCATAGATGCCGTTATATTTGGCTTTGAGGAAAAAAAGAAAACACTATCAAAAAACAGCATTGATAACTTCAGAAGTTCTGTTAATTTCTTTATTGAATCGGTCAAGGAGTTGCAATATCATAGAATGCAAGTGTCCAATTTTGAGAGGATACAGGCTAAAGAAGTTCTGGAACATCTAAAAAATGAGAAAGGCTGGTCTAACAAGACTTACAATAAGCATCTTGGGTTTTTAAGGTCTGTTTTTCATGAAATACTCGACGCTGACTATATCAAAACTAATCCGTTTAGAGATATTAGAAATCTAAAGGTTCTAAAAAAAGAGGCAAATGTACCTCCTACAAATGAGGAGATGAAAGCCATATATAATGCTTTGCAGGATTACTGTTTTGGGTTCTATGTCTTTTGCTCCACCATCTACTATTGCGGTATCCGTCCTGCGGAGTTGGTGCAAATGAAAGTGTCAATGCTAGATTTGGATAACGAGCTAATCAATTTGCCTGCTGAAATAACAAAAACAGATGCCGATAGGGTAGTACCCATAAGCGAAAACTTGAAAAGTCTATTTTCAAAATTTGACCTTTCTAACCCTCATAATTATTTGTTTGGTACTTGTGTGCCAAACGGAGGAAGGCACGGTATTAAAAATAGATATTTTGAACCCAATGAGTTCAAAGTAAAGGAAGACACAGCTAATAAGCTATGGCATAGGCTGATAAAAGACGGTTTAGGCATTGACAAAAATATGTACTCTTTAAAACACAAAGGAGCAGACGATAAAATATTAGCAGGAATGCCTATTGAAACTATACAGGCTATATTTGGACACTCTACTCAAAAAATGACAGAGCGATATGCTAGGATAATGAAACTACAAAGATTTGAAGAGGCTAAAAAAATAAAGTTGCCTTCTTTTTAG